A single window of Leptospira koniambonensis DNA harbors:
- a CDS encoding PAS domain S-box protein has translation MGSRSQILSNQSAPGNPKSLLDYILSNSPIVLFSADENGLMNFASGKALDMLGLDSSAFIGTNFVQHEWNAELREEDGTIRRLEQTDALKLVLSGKEISAETVFLGRHFSVRISPAIGEDGKVRGLVGVSLDITDRKIAEDILEKRTIDFETLIGVLPVVVFSISTDGRIILADGKGLERLKINPKDVVGKTIFERAGNRPEVMEAFSKSLQGEESIYHTNQNGLLLETRMYPRIGKNRRIQEILGIVYDISDRKEYEDRIRKNEEKYRNLFQNNPQIMFVFERSSLKILAVNQTAIQTYGYSEKEFLEKGAEELRLPEEREFMREKIKGLKLGPNFFPEMKHLRKDGSTVYLDIVSSPIQFQETEAVLVSAMDVSERVRISRENRFNMEVISQINDAIIALDGDMKITYYNSYAAKMYEVEEGECLGKHYTSLFEEDWISEENYKAAMEDWENLGASKRELIHTLRSGKKIMIESNFKKINAEGYLVPGLIMVNRDISEKVESRKSLEEALQGLAKTNKELEQFAYIASHDLQEPLRTIASYLQLLERKFSGEIKPEMKEFIQVSVEAAKRQQGLIESLLSYSRVGSDSVKKSKGDPNLILDEVQKDLSSVIQETHTNLVLEGPFPEVYADHDQVRRLFSNLISNGIKFRSPARNPEIHIKVKHVPGANVFCVSDNGIGMDPKYFDRIFIIFQKLHTRSEYPGTGIGLSICKKIVENHGGKIWVQSSLGKGSEFFFSLPEV, from the coding sequence ATGGGTTCTCGTTCTCAAATATTATCAAATCAATCCGCTCCAGGAAATCCGAAATCCTTACTGGATTATATACTTTCCAATTCCCCCATCGTACTATTTTCCGCAGACGAGAATGGACTCATGAATTTTGCTTCTGGCAAGGCGTTAGACATGCTTGGCCTGGATTCAAGTGCATTCATAGGGACTAACTTTGTTCAACATGAATGGAACGCAGAATTAAGGGAAGAAGATGGAACCATCCGTCGCCTGGAACAAACGGATGCTTTAAAGTTAGTACTTTCAGGAAAAGAGATCAGTGCAGAGACGGTATTTTTAGGAAGGCATTTTTCAGTAAGGATCTCTCCTGCAATAGGAGAAGATGGAAAGGTCAGGGGACTCGTAGGAGTTTCTCTGGATATTACGGATCGTAAAATTGCGGAAGATATATTAGAAAAACGTACGATAGATTTTGAAACTTTAATCGGTGTATTACCTGTAGTTGTATTTTCCATTTCTACGGATGGAAGGATCATACTCGCTGACGGAAAAGGATTAGAAAGATTAAAGATCAATCCTAAAGATGTGGTAGGCAAAACCATCTTTGAAAGAGCGGGAAACCGCCCTGAAGTAATGGAAGCATTCTCTAAATCTCTTCAGGGAGAAGAGAGTATTTATCATACCAACCAAAATGGTCTTCTCTTGGAAACAAGAATGTATCCAAGGATCGGAAAGAACCGGCGTATCCAGGAAATATTAGGAATTGTTTATGATATTTCGGATCGAAAAGAATACGAAGATAGAATTCGCAAGAATGAAGAGAAGTATCGGAATTTATTCCAAAATAATCCTCAAATCATGTTCGTTTTTGAAAGATCTTCACTTAAGATATTAGCGGTAAACCAGACAGCTATCCAAACTTACGGATATTCTGAAAAAGAATTTTTAGAAAAAGGCGCAGAAGAACTCAGGCTTCCTGAAGAAAGAGAGTTTATGAGGGAGAAGATCAAAGGCCTCAAGCTCGGCCCGAATTTTTTTCCAGAAATGAAACATCTACGAAAAGATGGAAGTACTGTATATTTGGATATAGTTTCTTCTCCTATTCAGTTCCAGGAAACAGAGGCGGTTCTCGTTTCCGCGATGGATGTTTCCGAACGAGTGCGGATCAGTCGTGAGAACCGGTTCAATATGGAAGTCATTTCCCAGATCAACGACGCGATCATCGCTTTAGACGGTGATATGAAGATCACCTATTATAATAGTTATGCTGCAAAAATGTATGAGGTAGAAGAGGGGGAATGTTTAGGAAAACATTATACTTCTCTATTTGAAGAGGACTGGATTTCTGAGGAAAATTATAAAGCGGCCATGGAGGATTGGGAAAACTTAGGAGCTTCCAAAAGGGAACTCATTCATACATTAAGATCAGGCAAAAAGATCATGATCGAAAGTAATTTCAAAAAAATTAATGCAGAAGGTTATTTGGTTCCTGGTCTTATTATGGTAAACCGGGACATTTCTGAAAAAGTAGAATCCAGAAAATCATTGGAAGAAGCTCTCCAAGGTCTCGCAAAAACAAATAAGGAACTGGAACAGTTTGCATATATAGCATCTCACGACTTGCAAGAACCTCTTAGGACAATCGCAAGCTATCTTCAATTATTAGAGAGAAAATTCTCAGGAGAAATAAAACCTGAGATGAAAGAATTCATCCAAGTATCCGTAGAGGCCGCAAAAAGGCAACAGGGACTGATTGAGAGCCTTTTGAGTTATTCCAGAGTTGGTTCAGATTCTGTAAAAAAATCCAAAGGAGATCCGAATCTGATCCTGGACGAGGTCCAAAAAGATCTTTCTTCTGTAATTCAAGAAACTCACACAAATTTAGTTTTAGAAGGCCCTTTCCCGGAAGTGTATGCCGACCATGACCAGGTCAGGCGTTTATTCAGTAATCTAATCTCGAATGGGATTAAATTCCGTTCTCCTGCCAGGAACCCTGAAATCCATATCAAGGTAAAACATGTGCCCGGCGCAAATGTTTTTTGTGTCTCTGATAATGGGATAGGCATGGATCCCAAATACTTTGATCGTATTTTTATCATATTCCAAAAATTGCATACAAGGTCTGAATATCCAGGAACTGGGATAGGGTTGTCTATTTGTAAAAAGATCGTGGAGAATCACGGGGGAAAAATTTGGGTCCAGTCTTCTTTAGGAAAAGGGTCCGAGTTCTTTTTCTCTCTGCCTGAGGTTTAA
- a CDS encoding peptidylprolyl isomerase, translating to MATAKFTTNRGTFSVLLEDEKAPITAGNFIQLAQKGFYDGLVFHRIIANFMIQGGCPQGTGTGGPGYKIQDEFHPELKNKKFTISMANAGPNTGGSQFFINVKDNLYLDNRHAVFGHVSAGEDIVQTISETPTAPGDRPVQPVVIEKIEII from the coding sequence ATGGCAACTGCTAAGTTTACCACCAACCGAGGGACCTTCTCCGTTTTATTGGAAGATGAAAAGGCTCCGATCACTGCCGGGAATTTCATCCAATTGGCTCAAAAAGGCTTTTATGATGGTCTGGTTTTTCACAGGATTATTGCAAATTTTATGATACAAGGCGGTTGCCCTCAAGGAACCGGAACTGGTGGACCAGGGTATAAGATCCAAGATGAATTTCATCCGGAACTTAAAAACAAAAAGTTTACTATCTCTATGGCGAATGCTGGACCGAATACTGGAGGCTCTCAGTTTTTCATCAATGTGAAAGATAATCTATATCTGGATAATCGCCATGCAGTTTTTGGTCATGTGAGTGCGGGAGAAGACATAGTTCAAACTATTTCCGAAACTCCTACTGCTCCGGGAGACCGCCCAGTCCAACCAGTGGTAATTGAGAAGATAGAGATCATCTAA
- a CDS encoding adenylate/guanylate cyclase domain-containing protein gives MPSSTKYIPFGPNGAVAFWARAKDKIQNQDELRAWADLGIKTVVCVFSEKGSSLVTDLEEVLHAGEWKLFALEIPPGPETNESVFHSAWKLISAAAKSNILFLIPEELEERWEVILSKMVISSYPHIATGELGAWFPSLQGQAEVEFLGEFKTYASRKKAPKEIPDSTRGEFSLFLKELPLAVSGIELGVFKNGHKDPNGKKKVPKFQETESFRTLESKPVISFDTVFSGEKQESETAAAVSEAPKTPATSEKKNIPKKETTPNPAADVGDLATTAKFPLQLKLMAVISLLLTVTVSTVILYASSEFKKNYEVRVLETNFSLVNILGIKVKSDLKDIRDKGKTLTEKLLDPKGPGAYADLFFRNEPDFLLAGIYSAEGDKLKKRTVLYNDSYLEGISSNREELDAAVSQKESHFLKTIQSGGRIDNLTPNFKEPTFSISVYDSQSKSILLYIIRAERLLAVFQKQDINVPFLINGDGDLIAHHDLQLLASQTNWADLPIFETMLSSVREDSQQTRYEDSTKTKYYGSYQKLGFGGSGVIVAVPEEKVFEMVYRIQTKNLLIMAIALCIALIIVFFLARTITIPVLKLLTATVEIAKGNFRIGIKSSTKDEIGVLTDYFVSMGKGLEEREKVKDALGRFVNKEIAEMVLNKELTLGGERKMCAIFFSDIRSFTAISEKLQPEEVVEFLNEYMTEMVRCVNDTHGIVDKFIGDAIMATWGAVRTSEHDAENAVNGALLMRAALIKFNEGRGGDKKPVIRIGCGLNFGPVIAGQIGSEERLEYTVIGDAVNLASRVEALNKPFGTDILITQDLLNHVKDIFAVEKMQSIKVKGKEEPQTIYAVLGRKDDMDRPRDLNELRRKLGIEYESKKKTKTGDEEEELKYEILE, from the coding sequence ATGCCATCATCTACAAAATACATTCCCTTTGGACCAAATGGTGCAGTCGCCTTCTGGGCAAGAGCGAAGGATAAGATCCAAAACCAGGACGAGCTAAGAGCCTGGGCAGACTTAGGGATCAAAACTGTAGTCTGCGTATTTTCTGAAAAAGGTTCCTCTTTAGTCACCGATTTAGAGGAAGTTTTACATGCAGGAGAATGGAAATTATTCGCATTAGAAATTCCTCCTGGACCGGAAACAAATGAGTCAGTATTCCACTCTGCTTGGAAATTAATATCTGCAGCAGCAAAATCTAATATATTATTTTTAATTCCGGAAGAATTAGAAGAAAGATGGGAAGTGATACTTTCCAAAATGGTAATTTCTTCTTATCCACATATCGCCACAGGAGAGTTAGGTGCTTGGTTCCCAAGTTTACAAGGACAAGCAGAAGTCGAATTCTTAGGAGAATTTAAAACCTATGCTTCTCGCAAAAAAGCTCCTAAAGAAATCCCAGATTCTACAAGAGGAGAATTTTCACTTTTCCTAAAGGAACTTCCTTTGGCGGTTTCTGGGATAGAACTCGGAGTTTTCAAGAACGGTCATAAAGATCCTAACGGAAAGAAGAAGGTCCCGAAATTCCAAGAGACTGAAAGTTTTCGCACCTTGGAAAGTAAGCCAGTTATCTCCTTTGATACAGTATTTTCTGGAGAAAAACAAGAATCCGAAACTGCCGCGGCTGTTTCAGAAGCTCCAAAAACTCCCGCAACATCAGAAAAGAAGAATATTCCAAAAAAGGAAACTACTCCTAATCCTGCTGCAGATGTTGGAGATTTAGCAACCACTGCAAAATTCCCACTTCAGCTTAAACTAATGGCAGTGATCTCACTTTTACTCACTGTTACAGTTTCCACAGTTATTTTATATGCATCCAGCGAATTCAAAAAGAATTACGAAGTTAGAGTATTAGAAACCAACTTCTCTTTGGTGAATATCTTAGGGATCAAAGTAAAATCAGATCTAAAAGATATTCGTGATAAAGGTAAAACTCTTACAGAAAAACTTTTAGATCCAAAAGGCCCTGGTGCTTATGCGGATCTATTCTTCAGGAACGAACCTGATTTTCTTTTAGCAGGAATTTATTCTGCCGAAGGAGATAAGCTTAAAAAAAGAACAGTTCTATACAATGATTCTTACTTAGAAGGAATTTCATCCAACAGAGAAGAACTGGATGCCGCAGTTTCTCAAAAGGAATCTCACTTTTTGAAAACAATCCAGTCTGGCGGAAGAATAGACAATCTCACTCCTAATTTTAAAGAACCTACTTTTTCTATTTCTGTTTATGATTCTCAGAGTAAGTCTATTCTACTCTATATCATCCGTGCAGAAAGACTTCTAGCTGTATTCCAAAAACAAGATATTAACGTTCCATTCTTGATCAATGGAGATGGGGACCTGATTGCACATCATGATCTTCAACTTCTTGCATCTCAAACAAATTGGGCGGACCTTCCTATTTTTGAAACAATGCTTTCTTCCGTAAGAGAAGATAGCCAACAAACTAGATACGAAGATTCTACTAAGACTAAATATTACGGCTCTTATCAAAAATTAGGTTTTGGCGGATCCGGTGTAATAGTCGCAGTTCCGGAAGAAAAAGTTTTTGAGATGGTATATCGCATCCAGACCAAAAACCTTCTAATCATGGCGATCGCACTTTGTATCGCACTCATTATTGTATTCTTCCTCGCAAGAACCATCACAATTCCTGTATTAAAACTTTTAACCGCCACAGTAGAGATCGCTAAAGGAAATTTTAGGATCGGGATCAAGTCCAGTACAAAGGACGAGATTGGCGTTTTGACTGATTATTTCGTGAGTATGGGAAAAGGCCTCGAAGAAAGAGAGAAGGTAAAGGATGCTCTCGGCCGTTTCGTAAACAAAGAGATCGCAGAGATGGTCCTTAATAAAGAACTAACTCTGGGTGGAGAAAGAAAGATGTGTGCCATCTTCTTCTCAGATATTCGTTCCTTTACAGCTATATCAGAAAAACTGCAACCAGAAGAAGTAGTAGAATTCTTAAACGAATACATGACAGAGATGGTTCGTTGCGTGAACGACACTCATGGGATCGTGGATAAGTTTATCGGAGACGCTATCATGGCGACTTGGGGAGCAGTTCGCACCTCAGAACATGACGCAGAAAATGCAGTGAACGGCGCACTTTTAATGAGAGCCGCACTTATTAAGTTCAATGAGGGAAGAGGCGGAGATAAAAAACCGGTCATCCGTATTGGTTGTGGTCTTAACTTTGGACCAGTGATCGCAGGCCAGATCGGTTCCGAAGAAAGATTGGAATATACTGTGATCGGTGACGCAGTGAACCTCGCCTCTCGTGTGGAAGCGTTGAACAAACCTTTTGGTACAGACATTTTAATTACACAAGATCTACTGAATCATGTAAAAGATATTTTTGCGGTCGAAAAAATGCAATCTATCAAGGTGAAGGGAAAAGAAGAACCCCAAACCATTTACGCGGTCCTGGGAAGAAAAGACGATATGGATCGTCCAAGAGATCTAAACGAGCTAAGAAGAAAGCTCGGAATAGAATACGAATCCAAGAAAAAAACAAAAACAGGAGATGAGGAAGAGGAATTAAAGTATGAAATACTTGAATGA
- a CDS encoding FecR domain-containing protein, whose product MKYLNDGRVVVTALVLLLFFFSGLLYLYANAGPKTGTNKVVGQLKTKQLKILRKLDSEVIWEELDESDPIRYRDTIRTEEGSEAVLLFTDGENSAEIRMDERSMILVEDTDKISFVSGSLSATGGGSGNLQISSGDTKISLGNSDLKISKDENKGLNLEVKQGEAKVVSSSGENTVGKNQSADLKDGKVEVHTLNLETVSPPDKTHFPLPGETLPVRFEWKNSPSIKTFRLEVAKDSGFRTGLKKLNTGGTNASISLPNGSYYWRLAGKNPQSGKDEFSSSKNFKILSWNKPRLVSPTNKEVFSYTETAPPVRFQWNTFDSQTKYKLEVSSDANFKQIAYTGDSVAGFLKWEPKTEGQFFARVKMSSDKQGFTELSSDAISFVLRKSEQAEPPKLLKPLQGEEIGIRIFKVGSFFSWSSNKEFKSYSLDIAADSDFKNILFTKSTNSNFMKPDLDWKEGAYFWRIKANSNSDEVISSSVGKFTLKPLGSIRLSFPKDGSELGHPVDGKLQFRWDRPDPSGTYKLEVSKDPNFASKIFESSVRSGQNSVPLSGPGDYYWKVTLLSPEGEVLTSSPSSGFKTSDSAPFVSPVYPRDRDKIDLDEKPSLSFYWEIEGKSEAYILELLEADQKTLKTVFKKEIKGESYDYRELYRLREGKYQWRLSAKYRDSSGQVRTTLPLTRDFEVIMSATFKAPEILTPKEFYVE is encoded by the coding sequence ATGAAATACTTGAATGACGGCCGTGTCGTCGTTACTGCTTTAGTTCTACTACTGTTCTTTTTTTCGGGACTATTATATCTTTATGCCAACGCAGGCCCTAAAACAGGGACCAATAAAGTTGTAGGCCAACTCAAAACAAAACAACTCAAAATATTAAGAAAACTTGATTCTGAAGTTATCTGGGAAGAGCTGGATGAGTCAGATCCAATCAGATACAGAGACACAATTCGTACAGAAGAAGGCTCCGAAGCAGTATTACTTTTTACTGATGGAGAAAATTCCGCAGAGATCAGAATGGACGAAAGAAGTATGATCCTTGTGGAAGATACGGACAAGATCAGTTTCGTATCCGGTTCACTTTCTGCAACAGGCGGAGGTTCCGGTAATCTACAGATCAGTTCCGGAGACACTAAGATCTCTCTAGGAAATTCTGATCTAAAAATTTCCAAAGACGAGAACAAAGGCCTAAACTTAGAAGTAAAACAAGGAGAAGCCAAGGTTGTCTCTTCTTCCGGCGAGAACACTGTAGGTAAAAATCAATCTGCCGACCTAAAAGACGGAAAAGTAGAAGTCCATACATTAAATTTAGAAACAGTTTCCCCTCCAGACAAAACTCATTTCCCTTTACCAGGAGAAACCCTTCCTGTTAGATTCGAATGGAAAAATTCTCCAAGTATTAAAACTTTCAGACTGGAAGTTGCCAAAGATTCAGGATTCAGAACTGGTTTAAAAAAATTGAATACAGGTGGGACAAACGCCTCCATCTCGCTTCCTAATGGATCTTATTATTGGAGACTTGCAGGAAAAAATCCTCAGTCAGGAAAAGATGAATTCAGTTCTTCTAAAAACTTTAAAATCCTTTCTTGGAATAAACCAAGGCTTGTCTCACCTACCAATAAAGAAGTATTCTCTTATACGGAAACCGCACCCCCTGTCCGTTTCCAATGGAATACATTCGATTCTCAAACAAAATATAAATTGGAAGTTTCTTCAGATGCGAATTTTAAACAAATCGCATACACCGGGGATTCCGTTGCTGGTTTCTTAAAATGGGAACCTAAAACTGAAGGACAATTTTTTGCTCGGGTTAAAATGAGTTCCGACAAACAGGGATTTACCGAACTAAGCTCTGACGCAATTTCTTTCGTTTTGCGTAAATCTGAACAAGCAGAACCTCCTAAACTCCTGAAACCTTTACAAGGAGAAGAGATTGGAATTCGTATATTTAAGGTTGGTTCCTTCTTTAGTTGGAGTTCCAACAAGGAATTCAAATCTTATTCCTTAGATATAGCCGCTGATTCCGATTTCAAAAATATACTTTTCACCAAATCGACTAACTCCAATTTTATGAAACCTGATCTAGATTGGAAAGAAGGCGCATACTTCTGGAGAATTAAAGCAAACTCCAACTCAGACGAGGTAATTTCTTCTTCTGTTGGTAAGTTCACTTTAAAACCTCTGGGTTCTATCCGACTCTCTTTTCCTAAAGATGGATCCGAATTAGGTCATCCAGTGGACGGCAAATTACAATTCAGATGGGATAGACCGGACCCAAGCGGAACTTATAAATTAGAAGTTTCTAAAGATCCTAATTTTGCTTCTAAGATATTTGAAAGTTCTGTTCGTTCTGGGCAAAACTCTGTGCCGCTTTCAGGGCCAGGTGATTATTATTGGAAAGTTACTCTTCTTTCTCCGGAGGGAGAAGTTCTGACAAGCAGTCCTTCTTCTGGATTTAAAACCTCTGACTCTGCACCTTTTGTCTCTCCTGTATATCCAAGAGATAGAGATAAGATAGACTTGGATGAGAAACCAAGTTTGTCATTTTATTGGGAAATTGAAGGCAAATCCGAGGCATACATATTGGAGCTTTTAGAGGCGGACCAAAAAACGCTAAAAACAGTCTTTAAAAAGGAAATTAAGGGAGAATCCTACGACTATCGAGAGTTGTATAGGTTAAGGGAAGGAAAATACCAGTGGAGACTAAGTGCAAAATACAGAGACAGCTCTGGACAAGTACGCACCACACTTCCATTAACCAGGGATTTCGAAGTAATCATGTCCGCAACCTTCAAGGCACCGGAGATTTTGACTCCTAAGGAATTTTATGTTGAGTAG
- a CDS encoding LIC11435 family protein, with protein sequence MLSRRFQKSTTIAALLVGFLLFSLPIFAKEEGVKLEWKPIPDAGGYQVEIKDSRGKITREKTNGSQIQIELPPGAYEHRIGVLNKYGRVSVFSAWIPFEVILSQKPEVIAAEKSKFLSKDMPETFEIKGKHFTEATKVILKDSKGNEIPVKSIDLKNPETMVVTIDKKKAPEGAVSLRLENPRNKSTEKENYFLVAETEDELAALDSKTSSSGVSGPSIFDLGAAARSAVLPGWGQYYQKKSTFRTAIFPSLVLVAGGYAAAKGSSYLSATHELDAARQSNIMYNSAFLQSGNPALFNLALYNYTQISPKYSHAVGEYNQLGVALGVLGFFYLINVMDAGFFPGPKQVKVEGTDTPVTVSPILRNARDSDRAATYASGNSYLLQQRMELGVEFTW encoded by the coding sequence ATGTTGAGTAGAAGATTCCAAAAATCTACGACGATTGCGGCTCTTTTAGTCGGATTCCTTTTATTCTCTCTTCCGATTTTTGCGAAGGAAGAAGGTGTAAAACTGGAATGGAAGCCTATTCCTGATGCGGGTGGTTACCAAGTAGAGATCAAAGATTCTCGCGGAAAGATCACAAGAGAAAAAACCAATGGGTCGCAGATCCAAATCGAATTACCTCCTGGAGCTTATGAGCATAGGATCGGTGTATTAAATAAATACGGAAGAGTTTCAGTCTTCTCCGCTTGGATCCCATTCGAAGTTATTCTTTCTCAAAAACCTGAAGTGATCGCGGCCGAAAAAAGTAAGTTTTTAAGCAAGGATATGCCTGAAACTTTCGAGATCAAAGGTAAACATTTTACAGAAGCCACAAAAGTAATATTAAAAGATTCTAAAGGGAACGAAATCCCAGTTAAGTCCATTGATCTTAAAAATCCTGAAACTATGGTAGTTACCATAGATAAGAAAAAAGCTCCAGAAGGTGCTGTCTCCCTACGTTTAGAAAATCCACGGAACAAGTCTACAGAAAAGGAAAATTACTTTTTAGTGGCTGAAACAGAAGATGAATTGGCTGCCTTAGATTCTAAGACCTCTTCTTCTGGAGTATCTGGGCCTTCTATCTTTGATTTGGGAGCTGCCGCAAGATCTGCAGTTCTTCCTGGATGGGGACAGTATTACCAAAAAAAATCCACATTTAGAACTGCGATCTTTCCTAGCTTAGTTTTAGTAGCAGGTGGTTACGCGGCCGCCAAAGGAAGTTCTTATTTAAGTGCGACTCATGAATTGGATGCGGCAAGACAGAGTAATATTATGTATAACTCTGCATTCTTACAATCTGGGAACCCAGCACTATTCAACTTAGCATTGTACAATTATACTCAGATCTCTCCTAAATATTCTCATGCAGTGGGAGAATATAACCAACTCGGAGTGGCATTAGGAGTATTAGGATTCTTTTATCTAATCAATGTGATGGATGCGGGATTTTTCCCAGGACCTAAACAAGTAAAGGTAGAAGGAACAGATACTCCTGTAACAGTCTCCCCTATTCTCAGAAATGCAAGAGATTCGGACAGAGCAGCTACTTACGCTTCCGGAAATTCTTATCTTCTTCAGCAAAGAATGGAATTAGGAGTGGAATTCACATGGTAG
- a CDS encoding DUF1566 domain-containing protein, whose product MKHSVAVLLFSIVSLVNCSEDSKQDFTALLLTLGVSSHCGQRVANPVNFSGATDTTNVADESGLITALGGNNCETPSLTNNGNGTVTDSANRFMWTLCLIDGSSSPSKPHTYANPNCGALAGADASYNQAQAESICANLSFAGRTDWILPDAIQSNTLRSGSSPYALGVFGTADNSLPDAQLTWSSSYVTGTISNLAIFSRYANGEAFYSGNVNTNSQGLVFCVAKL is encoded by the coding sequence ATGAAACATTCGGTCGCAGTGCTTTTATTTTCCATTGTATCTTTAGTAAATTGTAGTGAGGATTCTAAGCAAGATTTTACTGCTTTATTACTCACTCTCGGAGTTTCTTCCCATTGTGGTCAAAGGGTCGCGAATCCTGTAAACTTTAGCGGTGCAACAGATACGACAAATGTAGCGGATGAGTCTGGCTTAATTACCGCGTTAGGCGGTAATAATTGTGAAACTCCTAGTTTGACAAATAACGGTAATGGGACAGTGACTGATAGTGCGAACCGTTTTATGTGGACTTTATGTTTGATTGATGGAAGTAGTTCTCCATCCAAGCCTCATACATATGCAAATCCAAATTGTGGAGCACTCGCTGGGGCAGATGCATCCTATAATCAAGCACAAGCAGAGTCCATTTGTGCAAATCTTTCCTTTGCTGGTCGAACAGATTGGATATTGCCTGATGCGATCCAATCAAATACTTTGAGGTCAGGCTCTTCTCCTTATGCCTTGGGCGTTTTCGGAACTGCAGACAATTCGCTTCCGGATGCACAATTAACGTGGTCTAGTTCATATGTTACAGGCACTATTAGTAATCTTGCTATTTTTTCCCGCTATGCAAACGGGGAAGCTTTCTATTCAGGAAATGTAAACACAAACTCACAAGGCCTTGTCTTCTGTGTAGCAAAATTATAA